A single genomic interval of Paenibacillus sp. J23TS9 harbors:
- a CDS encoding alpha/beta-type small acid-soluble spore protein: MGQAGQNQGRSNRSNNLVVPQANSALQQMKYEAAQELGVQIPQDGYYGNMTSRETGSLGGYITKRLVQMAEQQLSGRQ; this comes from the coding sequence ATGGGTCAAGCAGGACAAAACCAAGGACGCAGCAACCGTTCCAACAACCTGGTAGTACCTCAAGCAAACTCCGCACTTCAACAAATGAAGTATGAAGCTGCTCAGGAGCTGGGCGTTCAAATCCCTCAAGACGGATACTACGGTAATATGACTTCCCGTGAGACTGGTTCTTTGGGAGGTTATATCACAAAACGTCTGGTGCAAATGGCAGAACAGCAGCTTTCTGGTCGTCAATAA
- a CDS encoding M23 family metallopeptidase, with the protein MRLSVSKLSITRRSIICAAAAVIVFGTIASPAWGSSSSPTLTQSAESLDKMSREEILTSRKKLYESIAAVTHIPWYRLAAIDQYEHTLTKVHPKDRHHPARLTGIFMNEPVWTGLFNPDQSDSNPRSISIFNGYGKDGSGDGQADMNNDMDVLYSMASYLLRYGQSEDDFSIALWEYYHNSRSVQRIRQFSKLYEKFHTLDLSGHAFPLPISDSYAYRSTWGTGRSWGGYRIHEGTDIFAPYGMPVRSTCYGIVELKGWNPFGGWRIGIRDLDNRYHYYAHLQGYEKSLKQGDIVLPGQTIGWVGSSGYGKPGTQGKFPPHLHYGIYRDSGLVEWSFDPYPLLRHWETEERQAIKKSKKGTS; encoded by the coding sequence ATGAGATTATCTGTTTCAAAGCTGAGTATAACCCGCCGTTCAATAATTTGCGCTGCTGCCGCAGTGATTGTCTTCGGAACCATTGCTTCTCCTGCATGGGGTTCTTCTTCCAGTCCCACTCTTACGCAATCCGCGGAGTCCCTGGACAAGATGAGCCGAGAGGAAATACTTACCTCAAGAAAAAAGCTCTACGAGAGCATTGCCGCAGTCACCCATATCCCGTGGTATCGTCTGGCTGCAATTGATCAATATGAACATACGCTAACGAAGGTTCATCCGAAGGATCGACATCATCCAGCGCGGTTAACGGGCATTTTTATGAATGAACCGGTGTGGACCGGCTTGTTCAACCCTGACCAGAGCGACAGCAACCCACGCTCCATCAGTATTTTTAACGGTTATGGCAAAGACGGCTCGGGCGATGGGCAGGCAGATATGAACAATGATATGGATGTGCTATACAGCATGGCCTCCTACCTGCTTCGTTACGGGCAGTCCGAGGATGATTTCAGCATAGCCCTTTGGGAATATTATCATAATAGCCGCTCCGTACAGCGCATCCGTCAATTTTCCAAGCTGTATGAAAAGTTCCATACACTCGACCTGTCGGGTCATGCATTCCCCCTTCCCATCTCGGATTCTTACGCATATCGAAGCACATGGGGAACCGGCCGAAGCTGGGGCGGATACCGGATTCATGAGGGGACAGATATTTTTGCACCTTATGGCATGCCGGTAAGAAGCACTTGCTACGGCATTGTGGAACTGAAGGGATGGAATCCGTTTGGCGGCTGGCGTATCGGAATACGGGATCTGGATAATCGCTACCACTACTATGCGCATTTGCAGGGTTATGAAAAAAGCCTGAAACAGGGCGATATCGTACTCCCGGGTCAAACGATCGGCTGGGTCGGAAGCTCAGGATATGGAAAGCCAGGAACACAGGGTAAATTCCCGCCTCATCTGCATTATGGCATTTACCGGGACAGCGGACTTGTTGAATGGTCCTTTGATCCCTACCCACTGCTGCGCCACTGGGAAACGGAGGAACGGCAGGCAATCAAAAAAAGCAAAAAAGGAACCTCCTGA
- a CDS encoding O-methyltransferase, with protein MIKTEQLSLARQLDMVFKELEEELSGLSSGTVFVQIRNNAIGKFGIRHNPLEGRNGELRSADSGLSPVQYSSFRIMALESLKYKRHWTHGEISYEFAVRQGMIVVDATLESNYNMANLMIRYPRHTYPDPLTEIF; from the coding sequence ATGATAAAAACCGAGCAATTATCCCTAGCAAGACAGCTTGATATGGTATTTAAAGAGCTTGAAGAAGAACTTTCAGGGCTATCCTCGGGAACTGTATTTGTGCAAATACGCAATAATGCTATTGGCAAATTCGGGATCCGTCATAATCCGCTGGAGGGTCGAAATGGAGAGCTCCGCTCTGCAGATTCAGGGCTCTCTCCGGTGCAATATTCTTCATTCCGAATCATGGCGCTTGAAAGTTTGAAATACAAACGACACTGGACCCATGGCGAGATTAGCTACGAATTTGCTGTACGGCAGGGCATGATTGTGGTCGATGCTACGCTGGAATCCAATTATAACATGGCTAATTTGATGATTCGCTACCCAAGACATACATATCCGGATCCACTTACTGAAATTTTTTAA
- a CDS encoding M3 family oligoendopeptidase, with product MNNNLKLTWDLESIFPGGSASSEYLAYLDTLEQDLLKLKKDVNAAGAPTSLEETKPFDAVISSLGSCISRLSEGSAFVSCLQAQNQGDTKAVQLAGRITNLHALLNTIMTQFDDILGRTNDETWKAWMGRAEIHPIAFVLNESRDQAREKLSPELESLALDLAVDGYHGWSDHYDTVVSHVKIPFEVNGETVQLSAGQAHNKLYDADKEVRDAMFVKWKEAWADKADYCGDTLNHLGGFRLKLYERRGWDEVLKEPLAINRMSNATLDAMWSVIQDNKSMLLKYMERKAKLLGVEKLSWVDVDAPIGKVSTKVSYQEAAETIVEQFRKFSPKMADFAEMAFDKSWIEAEDRPGKRPGGFCTSLPVSKATRIFMTYSGTASNVSTLAHELGHGYHQHVMDDLPVFNQNYAMNVAETASTLAEMIVADAMVKKAGDEQEKLALLEDKIQRSVAFYMNIHARFLFETRFYEKRKNGLLSVQELNDLMEEAQKEAYCDALSAYEPTFWCSKLHFYITGVPFYNFPYTFGYMFSTGIYAQALQQGASFADKYDALLQDTGAMTVEELAKKHLNADLTGHDFWQSASDLLQQDIEEFLGMTEELA from the coding sequence ATGAATAACAATTTAAAATTGACATGGGATCTGGAGTCCATTTTTCCGGGAGGATCCGCATCTTCCGAATATTTAGCGTACCTGGACACTCTGGAACAGGATCTTCTGAAGCTGAAAAAGGATGTTAACGCCGCTGGTGCGCCAACGAGTCTTGAAGAAACCAAGCCTTTTGATGCCGTCATTTCTTCTCTGGGAAGCTGTATTTCCCGCCTCTCGGAGGGCAGTGCTTTTGTCAGCTGTCTTCAGGCACAGAATCAAGGGGATACCAAAGCGGTTCAGCTCGCCGGACGAATCACAAACTTGCATGCGCTTTTGAACACCATCATGACACAATTCGATGATATCCTTGGCCGCACGAATGATGAGACATGGAAAGCCTGGATGGGCCGCGCTGAGATTCATCCAATTGCTTTTGTATTGAATGAGAGCCGGGATCAAGCCCGTGAAAAGCTGAGTCCGGAGCTTGAAAGTCTGGCGCTGGATCTGGCCGTGGACGGATACCATGGTTGGAGCGACCATTATGACACGGTTGTGAGCCATGTGAAAATTCCATTTGAAGTCAATGGCGAAACGGTGCAGCTTTCCGCCGGGCAAGCTCATAACAAGCTTTATGATGCCGATAAAGAAGTCCGTGATGCCATGTTCGTGAAATGGAAGGAAGCTTGGGCTGATAAAGCCGATTACTGCGGAGACACGCTGAACCATCTCGGCGGCTTCAGATTGAAGCTGTATGAGCGCCGCGGCTGGGATGAAGTTCTGAAGGAGCCTTTGGCTATTAACCGCATGTCCAATGCAACGCTGGATGCGATGTGGAGCGTTATTCAAGACAACAAATCGATGCTTTTGAAATACATGGAACGCAAAGCCAAACTCCTCGGGGTTGAGAAGCTGAGCTGGGTGGATGTTGATGCTCCAATTGGAAAGGTTTCTACCAAGGTGTCTTACCAGGAAGCAGCGGAGACCATCGTAGAACAGTTCCGTAAATTCAGTCCGAAAATGGCCGACTTTGCCGAAATGGCATTCGATAAATCATGGATTGAAGCGGAAGATCGCCCTGGCAAACGTCCTGGTGGCTTTTGTACTTCACTTCCGGTCAGCAAAGCAACCCGTATTTTCATGACGTACAGTGGAACGGCTTCCAATGTTTCCACGCTAGCACATGAATTGGGTCACGGCTACCATCAGCATGTGATGGATGATTTGCCTGTGTTCAACCAAAATTATGCTATGAATGTCGCTGAAACGGCATCAACCCTTGCCGAAATGATCGTTGCTGACGCAATGGTGAAGAAAGCAGGCGACGAGCAGGAGAAGCTGGCTTTGCTGGAAGACAAGATCCAACGCAGCGTAGCCTTCTACATGAATATTCATGCCCGCTTCCTGTTTGAGACCCGCTTCTACGAAAAACGTAAAAATGGACTTTTAAGCGTTCAAGAGTTGAACGATCTGATGGAGGAAGCACAGAAGGAAGCTTATTGCGATGCGCTGTCTGCTTATGAACCAACGTTCTGGTGTTCTAAGCTTCATTTCTATATCACTGGCGTGCCGTTCTATAACTTCCCGTACACCTTCGGTTATATGTTTAGCACAGGCATTTATGCACAGGCTCTACAGCAGGGCGCAAGCTTTGCGGATAAATATGATGCTTTGCTTCAGGATACCGGTGCTATGACGGTTGAGGAGCTTGCGAAGAAGCATCTGAACGCTGATTTAACAGGACATGATTTCTGGCAGAGTGCTTCTGATCTGCTACAGCAAGATATTGAGGAATTTTTGGGCATGACGGAAGAATTGGCGTAA
- a CDS encoding YutD family protein: MILIGGKSYELLKDHKNGWNPEAFRERYSEVLDRYDYIIGDWGYNQLRLKGFYRDKHPKSTKDTAFSGMVDYINEYCNFGCAYFVLQKNREAQPKDKEKPEKPEKPDKPEKLDKTEKIEKSDKTEKVEKTERSEKTEKSEKPEKVKSGSQ, from the coding sequence TTGATTCTCATTGGCGGAAAAAGCTACGAGCTGCTGAAAGACCATAAAAACGGCTGGAACCCTGAAGCCTTTCGTGAGCGGTACAGCGAGGTGCTGGATCGCTACGATTACATTATCGGAGACTGGGGCTATAACCAGCTTCGGTTAAAGGGATTTTACCGGGATAAGCATCCTAAATCCACCAAAGATACAGCCTTTTCCGGCATGGTGGATTACATCAACGAATACTGCAATTTCGGATGTGCTTATTTCGTCTTGCAAAAGAACCGGGAGGCCCAGCCGAAGGATAAAGAAAAGCCAGAAAAGCCCGAAAAACCGGATAAACCCGAAAAGCTTGATAAGACTGAAAAGATTGAAAAGTCTGATAAGACTGAAAAGGTTGAAAAGACTGAAAGGTCTGAAAAGACCGAGAAGTCTGAGAAGCCGGAGAAGGTAAAAAGCGGTTCCCAATAG
- a CDS encoding YycC family protein: protein MRPLQISPETAVKLSEKLGVPLENLMHMPQHILLQKIAELGKEQPDEDQADKKDGQ from the coding sequence ATGAGACCATTGCAAATATCACCGGAAACGGCTGTAAAGCTGTCGGAAAAATTGGGAGTTCCGCTTGAAAATCTCATGCACATGCCGCAGCATATTTTGCTGCAAAAAATCGCTGAGCTTGGCAAAGAACAACCGGATGAGGATCAAGCTGACAAGAAGGACGGACAATGA
- a CDS encoding alpha/beta-type small acid-soluble spore protein: protein MAQSRSNNLVVPQARTALQQMKMEAAQELGVQIPEDGYYGNMTSRETGSLGGYITKRLVQLAEQSMSGRQ, encoded by the coding sequence ATGGCTCAATCTCGTTCTAACAATCTGGTAGTACCGCAAGCAAGAACAGCTTTGCAACAAATGAAAATGGAAGCTGCTCAAGAACTGGGTGTTCAAATTCCTGAAGACGGATATTACGGCAATATGACTTCCCGTGAAACTGGTTCTCTTGGAGGATATATTACCAAGCGTCTCGTTCAATTGGCTGAACAATCCATGTCCGGTCGTCAATAA
- the ylbJ gene encoding sporulation integral membrane protein YlbJ, producing the protein MSVKKLGLPLMMASLVSLLLLMLFFPGAYLESALRGLAIWWDVLFPSLFPFFIISEMMLGFGIVHLFGTLMDPLMKPLFRIPGSGGFVAAMGYVSGYPIGAKLTAKLWEQNMVTRDEGERLVAFTTSSDPIFLIGAVSVGFFHDPKIAVILAAAHYGGGFLIGLLMRFHGKQSATPDGSNASRMAPKATAEAAVKDRRVQRAFAAMHQARMQDGRGMGEMLRQAVESSLKLIIVVGGLVVFFSVFLELLTQAGVMRILYFILDQMLTAVGFPPSLSEALVGGLFEVTLGARSAGEAASSVPLPYKAAAAAFILSWGGLSVHAQIASILHATNLRYLPFMIARLIHAILASVLVMLLWNPLMGSFMPSPVFSPLPEMGIASAAGGITDRIAFFCILIVFMIVASSVWSLIRTLWRAGKRNPAK; encoded by the coding sequence ATGTCCGTAAAAAAGCTGGGTCTTCCGCTTATGATGGCTTCGCTCGTCAGTTTGCTCCTTCTCATGCTCTTTTTTCCCGGGGCTTACCTCGAATCCGCCCTGCGTGGACTGGCCATCTGGTGGGATGTTCTCTTCCCTTCCCTGTTCCCGTTCTTTATCATTTCGGAGATGATGCTGGGCTTTGGAATCGTGCATTTATTTGGTACGCTCATGGATCCGTTGATGAAGCCGCTCTTCCGCATTCCGGGCAGCGGAGGCTTTGTCGCAGCTATGGGTTATGTTTCCGGCTATCCAATCGGAGCCAAGCTGACGGCCAAGCTGTGGGAGCAAAATATGGTTACGCGGGACGAGGGAGAACGGCTGGTGGCCTTTACAACATCGTCGGACCCTATCTTTCTGATCGGTGCGGTATCCGTAGGATTTTTTCATGACCCTAAAATTGCTGTCATTCTGGCGGCTGCCCATTACGGCGGTGGATTCCTGATCGGGCTCCTCATGCGCTTTCACGGTAAACAGAGTGCCACACCGGACGGTTCAAACGCTTCACGCATGGCTCCAAAGGCTACTGCTGAAGCCGCTGTAAAAGACAGACGCGTTCAGAGAGCGTTTGCCGCTATGCATCAGGCGAGAATGCAGGACGGCCGAGGCATGGGTGAAATGCTGCGGCAAGCGGTTGAATCCTCTTTAAAGCTTATTATTGTCGTAGGAGGGTTAGTTGTATTCTTTTCGGTGTTCCTGGAGCTGTTAACACAGGCCGGTGTAATGAGAATCCTTTATTTTATTCTCGATCAAATGCTCACGGCTGTTGGCTTTCCCCCTTCATTGTCTGAAGCGCTGGTGGGAGGGCTATTTGAAGTAACCTTAGGAGCACGTTCTGCGGGAGAAGCGGCTTCTTCTGTACCTTTGCCATATAAAGCGGCTGCAGCGGCATTTATTCTATCCTGGGGAGGACTTTCGGTTCACGCCCAGATTGCGAGCATTTTACATGCAACCAATTTGCGCTACCTGCCCTTTATGATTGCACGTCTGATTCATGCCATTCTGGCATCGGTTCTTGTCATGCTGCTATGGAATCCGCTCATGGGCAGCTTCATGCCTTCTCCCGTATTTAGCCCTCTACCGGAAATGGGCATCGCTTCGGCTGCAGGCGGCATTACGGATCGAATTGCATTCTTCTGCATCCTGATTGTCTTCATGATCGTGGCCTCTTCAGTATGGTCCTTGATCCGCACCTTATGGCGTGCTGGAAAGCGCAATCCAGCCAAATGA
- the lipA gene encoding lipoyl synthase, with protein sequence MPNQTVKEPKPDWIRIKLTTGDNYQEIKSMMRSKTLHTVCEEARCPNIYECWANRTATFMILGDICTRACRFCAVNTGRPTELDLQEPDRVAEAAENMGLQHCVVTSVARDDLSDGGAMIFAETVKAVRKRLPLCSVEVLIPDFMGNWDALKVVMDAKPDILNHNIETVERMSNRVRAKAKYDRSLELLKRAKEMQPNIPTKSSIMLGVGEEWDEILQAMDDLRAVNCDIMTIGQYLQPSPKHLNVVKYYHPDEFAKLKEEGMKRGFSHVESGPLVRSSYHAHEQVKSAASQK encoded by the coding sequence TTGCCTAATCAAACCGTCAAGGAGCCAAAGCCGGACTGGATTCGCATCAAACTGACGACCGGTGACAATTATCAAGAGATCAAGAGCATGATGCGCTCGAAGACACTACATACCGTGTGTGAAGAAGCGCGTTGCCCTAACATATATGAATGCTGGGCAAACCGTACAGCGACTTTTATGATTTTGGGTGATATATGTACACGTGCCTGCCGTTTTTGCGCAGTCAATACGGGCAGACCTACCGAGCTTGACCTGCAGGAGCCTGACCGGGTGGCTGAAGCCGCTGAGAACATGGGGCTGCAGCACTGTGTTGTCACAAGCGTCGCACGGGATGACCTTTCCGATGGAGGAGCGATGATTTTTGCCGAAACCGTCAAGGCTGTCCGCAAGCGCTTGCCGCTGTGCAGTGTCGAGGTCCTCATTCCTGACTTTATGGGAAACTGGGATGCTCTGAAAGTCGTGATGGACGCCAAACCGGATATTTTGAATCATAATATCGAAACCGTTGAACGTATGTCGAATCGTGTTCGCGCCAAAGCGAAATATGACCGTTCTTTAGAGCTTTTGAAAAGAGCAAAGGAAATGCAGCCTAATATTCCGACCAAATCGAGCATTATGCTGGGTGTAGGGGAAGAATGGGATGAAATTTTGCAGGCGATGGACGATTTGCGTGCTGTGAACTGCGATATCATGACGATTGGCCAATATTTGCAGCCATCTCCGAAGCATTTGAACGTCGTTAAATACTATCATCCAGATGAGTTTGCCAAGCTGAAGGAAGAAGGCATGAAGAGAGGGTTCAGCCACGTGGAATCAGGCCCGCTCGTCCGCAGCTCCTACCATGCGCATGAGCAGGTAAAATCGGCGGCAAGCCAGAAATAA
- a CDS encoding aldose 1-epimerase, whose protein sequence is MKQVTKGQWNGYDTYILHSRELEVTLLPWLGNNVISIWDNIQSRQVIRRPDENDLAFYMQKPYHFGMPMLIPPGRIRGGHFEYEGREYQFDRNTAGDNHIHGLHRTQPWRVSDIEEDEDGCAVTTEFLTADDPHWMEQFPAPLKLEMTMRLQGDHLTQRLRVTHLGEQPVPFGIGFHTWFLLDEKPGDWTLQLPVDAIYGLDQDLLTTGEVLPLGPLEQLNKGLNMQGTNFDTLLRIGKGQPVEATLMRSDGYGFKYSADSAYYKHWVLYTKGEANEFLCIEPYTWLPNAPNLPVGPDVTGLIRLEPKQSIEMDLHLNMVYPVQS, encoded by the coding sequence ATGAAACAAGTGACCAAAGGGCAATGGAATGGTTACGACACGTACATCCTTCATAGTCGTGAGCTTGAAGTCACGCTGCTGCCGTGGCTGGGGAACAATGTGATTTCCATTTGGGACAACATCCAGAGCAGACAAGTCATCCGAAGACCCGATGAAAATGATTTGGCATTTTATATGCAAAAACCCTATCATTTCGGTATGCCGATGCTCATTCCGCCAGGCAGAATTCGCGGAGGCCATTTTGAATATGAAGGCCGCGAGTACCAATTCGACCGCAATACCGCTGGTGACAATCATATTCACGGGCTGCACCGTACACAGCCTTGGAGAGTCAGCGATATTGAGGAAGATGAGGACGGCTGCGCGGTTACCACCGAATTCCTGACCGCGGACGATCCTCACTGGATGGAACAGTTTCCGGCTCCTCTAAAGCTTGAGATGACCATGCGCCTGCAGGGCGATCATTTGACCCAGCGTTTAAGGGTTACACATTTGGGTGAGCAGCCTGTACCTTTCGGCATTGGTTTTCATACCTGGTTTCTCCTTGACGAAAAACCCGGTGACTGGACCCTCCAGCTGCCAGTGGATGCGATTTATGGTCTGGATCAGGACTTACTCACAACGGGTGAAGTTCTGCCTTTAGGACCGCTGGAGCAGCTTAATAAAGGACTAAATATGCAAGGAACCAATTTTGACACACTGCTTCGAATCGGAAAAGGCCAGCCTGTAGAGGCGACCCTGATGCGCAGCGATGGCTATGGATTCAAATATTCAGCAGATTCCGCATATTATAAGCACTGGGTGCTGTATACCAAGGGTGAGGCCAATGAGTTCCTCTGCATCGAACCTTATACTTGGCTGCCGAATGCCCCTAACCTCCCGGTTGGCCCGGATGTTACAGGACTGATTCGCTTGGAGCCCAAGCAGTCCATAGAAATGGATTTGCATTTGAATATGGTTTACCCTGTTCAATCATAA
- a CDS encoding DUF2225 domain-containing protein, translating to MTLEPLYSIKIACYYCEHEFNSSRVRPSFKKAIRTDSDFCSYYKDENPDYYVVRVCPKCGFASTENSTERLNDSQKKRFADKISSRWIERDFNGHREWEAALETYKLALLVAQTIGEKERIVASLLHHIAWLYRYRGDEEQEQRFLKYSLDSYIKVYELEGVGANNARLLYLIGEMNRRIGEFSQAVKWFSRVINDKNIIDAAMIRASREQWGVLREQMVARKLELPDEMKQA from the coding sequence GTGACTTTAGAACCTCTATACTCCATCAAAATAGCCTGTTATTACTGCGAACATGAATTTAATTCCTCTCGCGTGCGTCCAAGCTTCAAAAAAGCCATCCGGACGGATTCTGATTTTTGTTCCTATTACAAGGATGAAAATCCAGATTATTATGTTGTCAGAGTTTGTCCGAAATGCGGATTCGCTTCCACGGAAAATTCGACGGAGCGGCTGAATGACTCCCAGAAAAAACGCTTTGCCGACAAAATCAGCAGCCGCTGGATAGAGCGTGATTTCAACGGGCACAGGGAATGGGAAGCTGCCCTTGAGACGTACAAGCTTGCTCTGCTGGTTGCTCAAACGATTGGAGAAAAGGAGCGGATCGTTGCAAGTCTCCTTCATCACATTGCCTGGCTGTATCGTTATAGAGGGGATGAAGAGCAGGAGCAGCGTTTCTTGAAATATTCTTTGGATTCGTACATAAAGGTTTATGAACTTGAAGGCGTAGGGGCTAATAATGCCCGTCTGCTCTATTTGATCGGGGAAATGAACCGTCGAATCGGTGAATTCAGCCAAGCGGTCAAATGGTTCTCAAGAGTCATAAACGACAAGAATATTATTGATGCAGCGATGATCCGTGCTTCCCGTGAGCAATGGGGGGTTCTGCGCGAGCAAATGGTGGCGAGGAAATTGGAGCTTCCAGACGAAATGAAGCAGGCCTAA
- a CDS encoding NAD kinase, with the protein MRYYVLDRGDQLSVDLSEQFHKLAAQRGFRLDAESPEIVISIGGDGTMLHAFHTFIDHIPDIAFVGVHTGHLGFYADWQADELPQLIDLMSSASKSGSIRPRIVRYPLLELEIHRKSGNASYIALNEFTLKGVDGTVVAQVDINDQTFEMFRGDGICISTPSGSTAYNKSLGGAMVHPTIEALQIAEIASINNRVFRTMGSPLLLPKHHHTDIFSRKEQRLLLTIDHVNIQVDDLISVRCQVAKEKVSFARYRPFPFWNRVREAFLG; encoded by the coding sequence TTGAGATATTATGTCCTGGATCGCGGTGATCAGTTGTCCGTTGATTTGAGCGAGCAGTTCCATAAGCTAGCCGCACAACGCGGGTTTCGATTGGATGCCGAATCTCCCGAGATTGTCATTTCGATTGGCGGAGACGGTACCATGCTTCATGCCTTTCATACGTTTATTGACCACATTCCCGATATTGCTTTTGTTGGCGTTCATACCGGCCATCTCGGATTCTATGCTGACTGGCAGGCAGACGAGCTGCCCCAGCTGATCGACCTGATGAGCTCTGCCAGCAAGTCCGGCTCCATCCGTCCGCGGATCGTCAGATACCCGCTGCTTGAGCTGGAAATTCACAGAAAATCGGGCAATGCTTCTTATATTGCACTCAATGAATTCACGCTAAAAGGCGTGGATGGAACGGTCGTTGCCCAAGTAGATATTAACGACCAGACCTTTGAAATGTTCCGTGGTGACGGGATCTGTATCTCGACTCCATCCGGCAGCACGGCTTACAACAAAAGTCTTGGCGGGGCCATGGTGCATCCGACGATTGAGGCGCTGCAAATAGCGGAAATTGCCTCCATCAACAACCGTGTGTTCCGTACGATGGGTTCCCCTTTGCTGCTGCCAAAGCATCATCACACGGATATTTTCTCGCGGAAGGAACAGCGTCTTTTGCTCACCATTGATCATGTCAACATTCAGGTAGATGATTTGATCTCGGTGCGCTGCCAGGTTGCAAAAGAAAAGGTAAGCTTTGCCCGTTATCGCCCGTTTCCGTTCTGGAACCGCGTTCGCGAAGCCTTTCTTGGATAA
- the trpS gene encoding tryptophan--tRNA ligase translates to MKTVLSGIQPSGKLTLGNYIGAMKNFVKLQNDYACNFMVVDLHAITVAQEPKALREQSEAVAALFIAAGIDPDKANVYMQSHVPPHAELGWILTTLTSMGELERMTQFKDKTAGKDSVGAGLFVYPSLMAADILVYNADLVPVGEDQKQHLELARDLAGRFNHRFGDYFTIPEPYIPKVGARIMSLDDASKKMSKSNPNPGSHITLLDTPDEIRKKISRATTDSGKEVRYDPAEKPEISNLMSIYSECSGMSMTEIQNQYEGQMYGGFKKNLAEVVVSVLEPLQKRYFEIRESGQLYDILAKGADKAMETASRTVTDVKERMGFLLPKK, encoded by the coding sequence ATGAAAACTGTACTTTCCGGAATCCAGCCGAGCGGTAAACTGACGCTGGGAAACTATATTGGAGCCATGAAAAATTTTGTGAAGCTGCAAAATGATTATGCCTGCAATTTTATGGTCGTGGATTTGCATGCCATTACGGTAGCGCAGGAGCCAAAGGCTCTGAGAGAGCAGTCTGAGGCTGTAGCAGCGTTGTTCATCGCAGCCGGAATCGACCCTGATAAGGCAAATGTATACATGCAGTCCCATGTACCGCCACATGCGGAGCTCGGCTGGATCTTGACGACCCTGACCTCCATGGGTGAACTTGAACGCATGACCCAGTTTAAAGATAAAACCGCAGGAAAGGATTCCGTCGGTGCAGGCTTGTTTGTATATCCATCACTGATGGCAGCAGACATCCTGGTATACAATGCGGATCTCGTACCTGTCGGTGAGGATCAAAAGCAGCATCTTGAGCTTGCCCGCGATCTAGCAGGACGTTTTAACCACCGTTTCGGTGATTATTTTACGATTCCCGAACCGTATATCCCTAAAGTGGGTGCGCGGATTATGTCACTTGATGATGCATCCAAAAAAATGAGCAAGAGCAACCCGAATCCGGGCAGTCATATCACTCTGCTTGATACACCGGATGAGATTCGCAAAAAAATCAGCCGTGCCACGACGGATTCTGGAAAAGAGGTACGCTACGATCCTGCTGAAAAGCCAGAGATCAGCAATCTGATGAGTATTTACTCCGAGTGTTCAGGCATGTCTATGACAGAGATCCAGAATCAATATGAAGGACAAATGTACGGCGGCTTTAAGAAGAACTTGGCTGAAGTGGTTGTCAGCGTACTGGAACCTTTGCAGAAGAGATACTTTGAAATCCGGGAGTCCGGTCAGCTGTACGATATTCTTGCAAAAGGCGCCGATAAAGCGATGGAAACCGCATCACGCACCGTAACGGATGTCAAGGAACGGATGGGCTTCCTGCTCCCCAAAAAGTAA